The DNA segment GGCCGACGGCGCCCGAGTCGTCTCGCTGAGTTCCAGCGCCAATCTGTTGGGCCCGGTGGTGTTCGACGACATCAATTTCGACTTCCGCCCCTACGATGCGTTCGCCGCCTATGCCCAGGCCAAGTCAGCCTGTGCGCTGCTCGCGGTAGAGATCACCCGTCGCTGGGCTGATCAAGGCGTGTTCGCCAACGCGGTAAATCCGGGCGCGATCGCGACCCGTCTGCAGAAACACACCGGCGGCCTGAAAACACCCATCGAGCGACAGAAGAACGTGCAGCAGGGCGCGGCGACCTCGGTACTGCTGGCGGCTTCACCGTTGCTGGAAGGGGTGGGTGGGCGCTATTTCGAGGATTGTAACGAGGCTCTGGTGGTGGATCGACGTCCAGCCGATTACACCGGCGTTGCGCCTTATGCGCTCGACCCGGATAACGCGCGACGCTTGTGGGAAGCGGCCCTGCGCATGATTGGCAGCGCGGCACGCTGAATCAGCTAGTCGTTTGTGATCATCCGCCTGAGTGCGCGCGCGGCATCAAGCCGAGATTGCTCAGTGATCGCCCCCGGATATTGATCGAACATATGCGGGGCACCGGGGTAGACATGCAGCTCGACGGCAACCCCGGCGCGCGACAATTTCAGCGCGTAGGCAACGTCTTCCTCGAGGAACAGATCCAGCGCTCCAACCGAAACGAACGTCGGCGGCAATTCGCTCAGGTCTGCCTGCAAGGCCGGTGAGAACCGGCCTGTCTGTTGCTGATCAAGCGTCTGCTTGCCGTGCAGGCAGTCCCAGCAGAACCGGTTCGCCTGGGGCGGCCAGCCAACCACCCCCGTGGTGACGTTGCGGTGCGGCGAATCGGCCGTGCCGGTGCGGTAATCGAGCATTGGATAGATCAACACCTGGCCCGCAATCGGGTAAGCGCCGCGGTCCCGCGCGAGAATTGCCAGCGCCGCGGCCAGTCCACCACCGGCGCTGTGGCCCATGATCAATGCTCGGCCAGTGTCGACGTTGAGCTCATGTTGTTGGGCAAATATCCAGCCGAGCGCCGTGTAGCAATCTTCAAGCGGCGTGGGGAAGGGATGTTCGGGTGCGAGTCGATAATCGACCGCGACGATCAGCACCGCCAACTGCGTGGCGAGATCGGCCAGATAATCGTCGGCCATTTCCGGTTGCCCGAGGACGAAACCGCCGCCGTGAATATAGAGGATGACCGGACAGGGTGTGCTCTGAACAACCCCGTCGGGCTTGTACAGACAAAGCCGCAACCGCTCGCCGTCGTGCGCCGTGGTCCATACGCTTTTACCGCGAGCCTGTTCCGGGGTTTTGAATGTTGTATGCACGCGCGCCTTGATCGCTGGCAAGGTTTGCAGTGACCAGATGTCTTTGCCAGACGCCAAAAACTCGCGAAAGGCCGGATCCAGCAGCTCATGAGGTTGCACTGTTCTGCCTCCTTTTCTCGGTGACGGGGCGCCTTCAGTCAAAGCGCCCCACACTGATAGAACTTACAGCCAGGCCTTGATCTGCGCACACACCGCTGGCGTCGAAATCCCGTAGCGATCATGCAGGGTCGGCAACGCACCGGCGTCAAGGAACGCGTCGGGCAGGGCGATCTGGCGGAACGTCGGTGTTACGCCGTTGCGCAACAACAGTCCGGCGACCGCCTCGCCCAAGCCGCCGATGATCGAGCTGTTTTCTGCGGTGACCACCAGCCGCCCAGACTTGCGCGCCTCGGCAAGAATGGTTTGTTCGTCCAGCGGTTTGATGGTCGGTACGTGGAGCACCGCAACGTCGATGCCGTCGGCCTGAAGTTGCTGGGCCGCTTCCAGCGAACGCATGGTCATCAGACCGGTGGAGATAATCAGCACATCGTTGCCGGTGCGCAGGGTCTTGGCCTTGCCGATCTCGAACTGATAGCCGTACTCGTCGAGCACCAACGGCACATTGCCGCGCAGCAAACGCATGTAGACCGGGCCCTGGTGCGCGGCGATGGCCGGCACTGCCTGTTCGATCTCCAACGCATCGCAGGGGTCGACGATCATCAGGTTGGGCATGGCGCGGAAGATCGCCAGGTCATCGGTGGCCTGATGGCTGGGCCCGTAACCGGTAGTGAGGCCGGGCAGGCCGCAGACGATCTTGACGTTGAGGTTTTCCTCAGCGATGGCCATGCAGATGAAGTCATAGGCGCGACGCGACGCGAACACCGCATAGGTCGTGGCAAACGGCACAAAACCCTCACGGGCCATCCCGGCGGCCGCGCTCATCAGCAACTGCTCGGCCATGCCCATCTGGTAGAAACGTTCCGGGTGCGCCTTGGCGAAAATGTGCAGGTCGGTGTATTTGGACAGGTCCGCAGACAGCCCGACGATGTCCGCGCGCTGATCAGCGAGGGCCGCCAGTGCGTGGCCGAACGGCGCCGAGCGGGTCGCCTGGCCTTCGGAGGCAATCGAGGCAATCATCGCCGACGTGGTCAGGCGCTTTTTGACCGGCTCGCCGGTCGCAGACGGTGTGTTGGCGGCGTTGCTCATTCGTCTTTTCCTTCTTCGAGGTTGCGCAGGGCCAGGTCCCATTCGTGTTCTTCGACGCGAATGAAGTGGGTTTTTTCCCGGGTTTCCAGAAACGGCACGCCTTTGCCCATTTTCGTGTCGCAGATGATCACGCGGGGCTGGCGGCCGGGGTGATTGCGCGCGGCATCGAACGCCGCGACCAGTGCGTTGAGATCGTTGCCATCTACGCGCTGGGTGAACCAGCCGAAGGCTTGCCAGCGATCGACGATGGGCTCGAACGAGAGGATTTCGCTGGAGTAACCGTCGGCCTGCTGGTTGTTGACGTCGACAATCGCAATCAGGTTGTCGAGCTTCCAGTGCGACGCCGACATCACCGCTTCCCAGGTCGAACCTTCGTTCAGTTCACCGTCCGACAGCAGGTTGTAGACGAAGGAAGACGAGCCTTTGCGCTTCAGGCCCAGGCAAGCACCCACCGCGATGCCCAGACCCTGACCCAGCGAACCGCCGGTGATTTCCATGCCGGGGGTGTACGCAGCCATGCCCGACATCGGCAGGCGGCTGTCATCCGAACCGTAGGTTTCCAGTTCGTCGAGCGGAATGATCTCGGCTTCGATCAGCGCCGCATACAGCGCAATAGCGTAGTGGCCGATGGACAGATAGAAGCGATCACGCTGCTCCCATTGCGGATCTGCCGGGCGATGGTTCATCGCATGAAAATACGAGACGGCGAGCAGGTCGGCGGCGCCCAGGGCCTGACCGACGTAGCCCTGACCTTGAACCTGCCCCATGCGCAGCGCGTGGCGACGAATGTTGTGCGCACGCTCCGCCAGACTCAGGGATGCAGCGTTTGAAGATTGAATTGTCATGATGAAACTCCGTTGATTCAACGATTGACCAAGGCGGCAGGGATGCGCAGCACCAGCGCGGCGCCGGCGAACAACACGCCCGTGATCAGGTACATGCCGATGGCGCTGGAGCCGGTCACGGTGGTGACCCAGCCAATCAGATACGGCGAGCAGAAGCCGGCGAGGTTGGCGAAGCTGTTGACCGCAGCGATCCCCGCAGCCGCGGACACACCGCCGAGTAGCGTGGTGGGCAGCATCCAGAACAGCGAGGTCGCCGAGAGAATTCCCGAAGCCGCCAGGCACAGACTGAGGATCGACAGGGTCGAGTTGCCGCCCATCATGGCCGCCAGACTCAAACCGATCGCCCCGGCAATCATCGGCACGATCAAGTGCCAGCGGCGTTCGCGGTGCTTGTCGCCGCTGCGGCCCACCAACAGCATCGCGGCAATCGCGCAGAGGTACGGCAGACTGGTGAGGAAGCCGATGTGCAGCGGGTCGGAAACGCCCGAATTGCGCACCAGCGTCGGCAGCCAGAAGGTGATTGCGTACTGGCCCATCACCACACAGAAATAGATGCCGGCGAGCAGCCACAAGCGCCGGTCGCGAATGAACTCGCCGACCGAGGCGTGGGTGACTTTTTGCTGGTCGTCTTCGGCCAGTTCGCGATTGATCAGGGCTTTTTCGTCATCGTTGAGCCAGGTCGCCTGATGCACGCCGTCTTTCAGATAGCTGAGCACCAGCAGGCCGACGAGCACCGTAGGCACCGCTTCGAGTACGAACATCCATTGCCAGCCGGCCCAGCCATGCACACCGGCAAAATGGTTCATGATCCAGCCAGACAGCGGGCCGCCGACCATGCCGGACAGCGGAATTGCGATGAACCACAACACGGTCATGCGCGCACGCCGGTAGGACGGGAACCAGTAAGTCAGATAGAGCAACAGGCCCGGCGCCAGACCGGCCTCGGCAATCCCCAGCAGAAAGCGCAGGGCGTAGAACTGCCACGCGGTTTCGACAAAGGCGAACAGCGCCGAGACGATGCCCCAGGTGATCATGATCCGTGCGATCCAGACCCGCGCACCGACCTTGTGCAGGATGATGTTGCTGGGCACTTCGCAGAGGAAATAGCCAATGAAGAAGACACCGGCGCCCAAGCCGTAGACGGTTTCGCTGAGGGCCAGATCGTTCATCATTTGCAGCTTGGCGAAGCCGACGTTGACCCGATCCAGATAGGCGCACAGGTAGCACAGCATCAGGAACGGCATCAGCCGCCAGGCCGTTTTGCGATAGGCAGAAGAGCGCACGGTCGAAACCGCTTCGAGCGACAGGGTAGTCATGGTCTGATCTCTTGTTTTTATTGACCGCCAGACCCTCAGGCCCGGCTGCGTCATCGATCCAGAACCGCACGGGCCACGCAGGCCCGCCCAGGTGTTGTCAGTGAATCAGCATGCCGCCGTTTACGTCGAGGGTGACGCCGGTCAGATAAGAGGACAGGTCGCTGGCCAGGAACAGCGCCGCATTGGCGACGTCCTGCGCTTCACCGAGACGGCCCAGCGGAATGCCGTCGATGATCGCGTGACGGCGTTCGTCCTGCATCAGGCCGCCGGTGATGTCGGTGTGAATCAAACCGGGAGCGATGGAGTTGACGCGAATGTTGTCCGGCCCCAGCTCCCGGGCCATGGCTTTGCCCAGCCCCAGCACCCCGGCCTTGGCCGCGCTGTAATGCGGGCCGCCGAAAATCCCGCCACCACGCTGCGCCGACACCGAAGACATGCAAACGATGCTGCCCGAAGCCTGCTGGCGCATCAGCGGAATCACCGCTTGCGACATCAGCAGGGTGCCGCGCAGGCTGACGTCGAGCACCTTGTCGTAATCGGAATGGCCAATTTCGAGGGTTTTCAGTGGCTGGGTGATGCCGGCGTTGTTGACCAGAATATCGATGCGCCCGAAGTGCTCGATCACCGCAGCGACGGCTTGTTGCACCTGTGCCTGATCGGTGACGTTAGAGGCAAGGCCCACGTGACCTTCGCCCAGGGACGCTGCGGCATCGCGGGCGGCGGACGCATCCAGATCGAGGATCACCACGTGTGCGCCGTGTTGCGCAAACGTGGTCGCGGTAGCGCGGCCGATGCCACGGGCAGATGCGGCACCGGTGATGATTGCGACTTTGCCTTGAAGAAGCATGGAGGAGTCCCTCAAATTGTTTTTATTGGGTCGATCCGTGAAGAACCGATGACTCAGCTTGTCCTCCGGGGCGGGGTCGAGCAATAACGCGAACGTCATTCAATGCTGAAAAAAATTCAGCACTCGTCAATCCGGCTGGCGAGTGATTGAATGCGAACAGCCGAAAAACCATAAAAAATCTAACGGAGCCGCCATGCGCACCGATTCCGATGCCCCTGTGATCCTGCCACCGCTGAGAGCAATTCAGGCCTTCGAGCAAACCGCGCGCTTCGGCAACGTCGCCCGCGCCGCCGAAGTGCTGGACCTGACGCCGTCAGCGGTCAGCCATCAACTGGCAAAACTGGAAGGCATGATCGGCCGGCAATTGTTTGTGCGCGCCGCGCGCGGTGTGTCACTGACGCCGGTGGGCGAGCAGTATTTGAAAGAGGTTTCCGGGATTCTGCACAGTCTGGCCGTGGCCACCGAACGCGCGGCCAGCGATGTCAGCCTCGATTGCCTGCGGCTGCACTCATCGCCGAGCTTCGGGCTGCTCTGGCTGATGCCACGCCTGGAAGCGTTTCGCGCCAGTCATCCGGACATTCAGATCAACCTGTCCTGTTCCTACGAATCGCTGCATTTCAGCCGCGACAAGATCGACGTCGATATCCGCCATGGCACGCCGAACTGGCCGAGCTACGAGGTGCGCACGGT comes from the Pseudomonas granadensis genome and includes:
- a CDS encoding SDR family NAD(P)-dependent oxidoreductase, whose product is MTRISTPFAFHSTAQAVLAGVDLSGKRAIITGGAAGIGVETARALVNAGAHVTLAVRRPQAAQTLAAELNVQGRGRVDVRSLDLADLDSVRAFTQNWSEPLHILVNNAGIMAVPERTLSAQGWEIQFATNFLGHFALVGGLQDALVRADGARVVSLSSSANLLGPVVFDDINFDFRPYDAFAAYAQAKSACALLAVEITRRWADQGVFANAVNPGAIATRLQKHTGGLKTPIERQKNVQQGAATSVLLAASPLLEGVGGRYFEDCNEALVVDRRPADYTGVAPYALDPDNARRLWEAALRMIGSAAR
- a CDS encoding SDR family NAD(P)-dependent oxidoreductase gives rise to the protein MLLQGKVAIITGAASARGIGRATATTFAQHGAHVVILDLDASAARDAAASLGEGHVGLASNVTDQAQVQQAVAAVIEHFGRIDILVNNAGITQPLKTLEIGHSDYDKVLDVSLRGTLLMSQAVIPLMRQQASGSIVCMSSVSAQRGGGIFGGPHYSAAKAGVLGLGKAMARELGPDNIRVNSIAPGLIHTDITGGLMQDERRHAIIDGIPLGRLGEAQDVANAALFLASDLSSYLTGVTLDVNGGMLIH
- a CDS encoding transketolase, whose protein sequence is MTIQSSNAASLSLAERAHNIRRHALRMGQVQGQGYVGQALGAADLLAVSYFHAMNHRPADPQWEQRDRFYLSIGHYAIALYAALIEAEIIPLDELETYGSDDSRLPMSGMAAYTPGMEITGGSLGQGLGIAVGACLGLKRKGSSSFVYNLLSDGELNEGSTWEAVMSASHWKLDNLIAIVDVNNQQADGYSSEILSFEPIVDRWQAFGWFTQRVDGNDLNALVAAFDAARNHPGRQPRVIICDTKMGKGVPFLETREKTHFIRVEEHEWDLALRNLEEGKDE
- a CDS encoding transketolase family protein → MSNAANTPSATGEPVKKRLTTSAMIASIASEGQATRSAPFGHALAALADQRADIVGLSADLSKYTDLHIFAKAHPERFYQMGMAEQLLMSAAAGMAREGFVPFATTYAVFASRRAYDFICMAIAEENLNVKIVCGLPGLTTGYGPSHQATDDLAIFRAMPNLMIVDPCDALEIEQAVPAIAAHQGPVYMRLLRGNVPLVLDEYGYQFEIGKAKTLRTGNDVLIISTGLMTMRSLEAAQQLQADGIDVAVLHVPTIKPLDEQTILAEARKSGRLVVTAENSSIIGGLGEAVAGLLLRNGVTPTFRQIALPDAFLDAGALPTLHDRYGISTPAVCAQIKAWL
- a CDS encoding MFS transporter, translating into MTTLSLEAVSTVRSSAYRKTAWRLMPFLMLCYLCAYLDRVNVGFAKLQMMNDLALSETVYGLGAGVFFIGYFLCEVPSNIILHKVGARVWIARIMITWGIVSALFAFVETAWQFYALRFLLGIAEAGLAPGLLLYLTYWFPSYRRARMTVLWFIAIPLSGMVGGPLSGWIMNHFAGVHGWAGWQWMFVLEAVPTVLVGLLVLSYLKDGVHQATWLNDDEKALINRELAEDDQQKVTHASVGEFIRDRRLWLLAGIYFCVVMGQYAITFWLPTLVRNSGVSDPLHIGFLTSLPYLCAIAAMLLVGRSGDKHRERRWHLIVPMIAGAIGLSLAAMMGGNSTLSILSLCLAASGILSATSLFWMLPTTLLGGVSAAAGIAAVNSFANLAGFCSPYLIGWVTTVTGSSAIGMYLITGVLFAGAALVLRIPAALVNR
- a CDS encoding alpha/beta hydrolase; protein product: MQPHELLDPAFREFLASGKDIWSLQTLPAIKARVHTTFKTPEQARGKSVWTTAHDGERLRLCLYKPDGVVQSTPCPVILYIHGGGFVLGQPEMADDYLADLATQLAVLIVAVDYRLAPEHPFPTPLEDCYTALGWIFAQQHELNVDTGRALIMGHSAGGGLAAALAILARDRGAYPIAGQVLIYPMLDYRTGTADSPHRNVTTGVVGWPPQANRFCWDCLHGKQTLDQQQTGRFSPALQADLSELPPTFVSVGALDLFLEEDVAYALKLSRAGVAVELHVYPGAPHMFDQYPGAITEQSRLDAARALRRMITND
- a CDS encoding LysR substrate-binding domain-containing protein — its product is MRTDSDAPVILPPLRAIQAFEQTARFGNVARAAEVLDLTPSAVSHQLAKLEGMIGRQLFVRAARGVSLTPVGEQYLKEVSGILHSLAVATERAASDVSLDCLRLHSSPSFGLLWLMPRLEAFRASHPDIQINLSCSYESLHFSRDKIDVDIRHGTPNWPSYEVRTVRNEKFAVLTSPKLLAQRPVRVAADLLDHDLILSEATLLKWPQWFAQHGLARPERPYALSFDRSYMSLEAASHGLGFALESTLLAQKYLAAGTLVEVAPEALSAAVAAHHLVFPKAHSTFPRVRRFLEWIESELGHGFVY